One Streptomyces sp. P9-A2 DNA window includes the following coding sequences:
- a CDS encoding extracellular solute-binding protein: protein MLFRTRRLAAASVAVTAATALVAGCASGSGSTSGASGDTLTLWTHNAGNSVELDVVKKIIKDFNGSQDKYKVKLQAFPQSDYNNSVVAAASARKLPCLLDVDGPNVANWAWGGYLSPIDVSGSEVPVSDQLASTVGDYKDKLYAFGFYDVSLAFFARKSVLGEHGIRVPTMDKPWTKDEFDAGLAKLKKSGKFEYPLEMGTGGTGEWWSYGYSPQLQSFGGDLIDRDDYKTASGTLDGKNAVEWASWFHSLVANGYMAKKSGADPNKDFLAGKSAIQWDGSWNAAKNAEKLGDDLAIIPPVDFGNGPKIGGASWQWAMSSTCSNKAGAQEWLKFSRQTKYFVDYAKATSTIPATDAAAQQIADYQPGGKFDVLVQFAREYATVRPATPAYPYISTEFEKAAKDILAGADPKNALGQAAKDIDSNLKTNNYYSN from the coding sequence ATGCTGTTCAGAACAAGACGCCTCGCTGCTGCGAGTGTAGCCGTCACAGCGGCGACCGCGCTGGTCGCCGGATGCGCCTCCGGGAGCGGAAGCACGTCCGGTGCCAGCGGCGACACGTTGACCCTGTGGACGCACAACGCCGGCAACTCGGTGGAACTCGACGTCGTCAAGAAGATCATCAAGGACTTCAACGGCTCCCAGGACAAGTACAAGGTCAAGCTGCAGGCGTTTCCGCAGAGCGACTACAACAACTCGGTCGTAGCGGCAGCCTCCGCCCGCAAGCTGCCCTGCCTGCTCGACGTGGACGGCCCGAACGTGGCGAACTGGGCATGGGGCGGCTACCTGTCCCCGATCGACGTCTCCGGCAGTGAAGTGCCCGTGTCCGACCAGCTGGCCAGCACCGTCGGAGACTACAAGGACAAGCTCTACGCGTTCGGCTTCTACGATGTCTCTCTGGCCTTCTTCGCCCGCAAGTCCGTATTGGGCGAGCACGGCATCCGTGTTCCCACCATGGACAAGCCCTGGACGAAGGATGAGTTCGACGCGGGGCTCGCCAAGCTGAAGAAGAGCGGCAAGTTCGAGTACCCGCTGGAGATGGGCACCGGCGGCACCGGCGAGTGGTGGTCGTACGGCTACTCCCCGCAGCTGCAGAGCTTCGGCGGGGACCTGATCGACCGTGACGACTACAAGACGGCCTCGGGCACCCTCGACGGCAAGAACGCCGTGGAGTGGGCCTCCTGGTTCCACTCGCTGGTGGCCAATGGCTACATGGCGAAGAAGTCCGGAGCCGACCCGAACAAGGACTTCCTGGCCGGCAAGAGCGCGATCCAGTGGGACGGCAGCTGGAACGCGGCCAAGAACGCCGAGAAGCTCGGCGACGACCTGGCGATCATTCCACCGGTGGACTTCGGTAACGGGCCCAAGATCGGCGGCGCCTCCTGGCAGTGGGCGATGAGCTCCACGTGCTCCAACAAGGCCGGTGCGCAGGAGTGGCTGAAGTTCTCCCGCCAGACCAAGTACTTCGTCGACTACGCCAAGGCCACCAGCACCATCCCGGCCACCGACGCCGCCGCGCAGCAGATCGCGGACTATCAGCCGGGCGGCAAGTTCGACGTGCTCGTCCAGTTCGCGCGTGAGTACGCGACGGTGCGCCCCGCCACCCCGGCCTACCCCTACATCTCCACCGAGTTCGAGAAGGCGGCCAAGGACATCCTGGCCGGCGCCGACCCGAAGAACGCTCTCGGCCAGGCCGCGAAGGACATCGACAGCAACCTGAAGACGAACAACTACTACTCCAACTGA
- a CDS encoding carbohydrate ABC transporter permease, producing MPTTIAARERLRPVRRTRTTNARRRESFTAFGMATPAVVLLIVFLVVPVALAFTLAFTDAKLVSPTPARFVGLRNFTLLFQDPTFYKSLRNTAYFAAVVVPLQAGLALVLALLVNAKARGINFFRTVYFLPVVTSMVVVSLLWTFLYRKDGLVNHVISTLTLGHVEGPDWLGDPATAMPAIILMSVWQGVGFHMIIWLAGLQTIPAELYEAADLDGATRWHRFRHVTWPGLRATRTFVLVTITIAALSLFTQIRVMTQGGPLDSTTTVVYQAVHTGYDQQQTAYAAAISLIFFVLVLSVSLVQRFLTREKD from the coding sequence GTGCCCACCACGATCGCAGCCCGGGAGCGGCTGCGTCCGGTCCGGCGAACCCGAACGACCAACGCCCGTCGCCGTGAGAGCTTCACCGCCTTCGGCATGGCCACCCCGGCCGTCGTGCTACTAATCGTCTTCCTCGTTGTACCGGTCGCTCTGGCCTTCACCCTGGCGTTCACCGACGCGAAGCTCGTCTCGCCCACCCCAGCCCGCTTCGTGGGCCTGAGGAACTTCACCCTGCTCTTCCAGGACCCGACCTTCTACAAGTCCCTGCGCAACACGGCCTACTTCGCTGCCGTCGTCGTCCCGCTCCAGGCCGGACTCGCCCTGGTGCTGGCCTTGCTGGTCAACGCCAAGGCACGTGGTATCAACTTCTTCCGTACCGTGTACTTCCTGCCGGTTGTCACCTCGATGGTCGTGGTGTCCCTCCTGTGGACCTTCCTCTACCGGAAGGACGGTCTGGTCAACCACGTCATCTCCACGCTCACCCTCGGCCATGTCGAGGGCCCGGACTGGCTGGGCGACCCGGCCACCGCTATGCCCGCCATCATTCTGATGTCGGTGTGGCAGGGCGTCGGCTTCCACATGATCATCTGGCTGGCCGGGCTGCAGACCATCCCCGCCGAACTGTACGAGGCCGCAGATCTCGACGGAGCCACCCGCTGGCACCGCTTCCGCCACGTCACCTGGCCGGGACTGCGCGCCACCCGTACGTTCGTGCTCGTCACCATCACGATCGCGGCGCTCAGCCTCTTCACCCAGATCAGGGTGATGACGCAGGGCGGACCTCTCGACTCCACCACCACCGTCGTCTACCAGGCGGTGCACACCGGCTACGACCAGCAGCAGACCGCTTACGCGGCGGCCATCTCGCTTATCTTCTTCGTGCTCGTACTGAGCGTGTCCCTCGTCCAGCGCTTCCTGACTCGGGAGAAGGACTGA
- a CDS encoding carbohydrate ABC transporter permease, protein MTSFLKHLGGHAGRVVLALVFALPLVFMFVSSLKPDDQIFGDLDSLRAFLPVGALSLDHYTAVFERVPAARFLLNSVLISSITVVLGIVVNSMAAFALSRMQWPGRKLVLTAVIATLIVPFETFALPLVWWVNQLPLLRVNGFHLEWSTGWMDTYQVQILPFVANAFSVFFFHQYFQSIPKELDEAAIVDGAGWFTIYRRIVMPLSGPAIATVAILTFLPAWNSYLWPLMVVQSEELRPVMVGISYFFQLNVGWGQIMAYSSMITVPILALFVAFQRSFVNSIASTGVKG, encoded by the coding sequence ATGACCTCCTTCCTCAAGCACCTCGGCGGTCACGCCGGCCGCGTCGTTCTGGCCCTGGTCTTCGCGCTCCCGCTCGTCTTCATGTTCGTGTCGTCGCTCAAGCCGGACGACCAGATCTTCGGTGACCTGGACTCCCTGCGCGCCTTCTTGCCGGTCGGCGCCCTGTCGCTGGACCACTACACGGCTGTGTTCGAGCGTGTCCCGGCGGCACGGTTCCTGCTGAACTCCGTGCTGATCTCTTCGATCACCGTGGTGCTCGGCATCGTCGTCAACAGCATGGCCGCCTTCGCCCTGTCACGGATGCAGTGGCCCGGCCGGAAGCTCGTCCTGACCGCGGTCATCGCCACCCTCATCGTGCCGTTCGAGACCTTCGCACTGCCGCTGGTGTGGTGGGTCAACCAACTGCCGCTGCTGCGCGTCAACGGCTTCCACCTGGAGTGGAGCACCGGCTGGATGGATACCTACCAGGTGCAGATCCTGCCGTTCGTCGCCAACGCCTTCTCGGTCTTCTTCTTTCACCAGTACTTCCAGAGCATCCCGAAGGAGCTGGACGAGGCAGCCATCGTGGACGGCGCCGGCTGGTTCACCATCTACCGCCGCATCGTCATGCCGCTGTCCGGACCGGCCATCGCCACCGTGGCCATCCTCACCTTCCTGCCGGCCTGGAACTCCTACCTGTGGCCGCTGATGGTCGTGCAGAGCGAGGAACTGCGGCCGGTGATGGTGGGCATCTCCTACTTCTTCCAGCTGAACGTGGGATGGGGCCAGATCATGGCGTACTCCTCCATGATCACCGTGCCGATCCTGGCTCTCTTCGTGGCGTTCCAGCGTTCCTTCGTCAACAGCATCGCCTCCACCGGCGTCAAGGGCTGA
- a CDS encoding glycoside hydrolase family 32 protein, with product MSTSPADPHLPAIHLRPSRNWINDPNGLVFHDGHYHVFFQYNPHGPQHSNVHWGHFRSPDLINWEPLPVALTPTPGGYDADGCYSGNAVSVDDRMVAFYSAHRNDRWWQPITTAESYDNGHTWAKRPELLIAEPPAGTTMYRDPYVWRQDERWRMLVGSALDDGRAAALLYESDDLENWAYLGPFHTSDAAPCTGPIGWECPQYATFGDRSILIVSDWTPQNGPSHTTVHTGHEKNGRFTPAASPVPLDHGPDIYAPALLKAPGEDRWLLWGWAWEARDDGWAHEAGWAGVLTLPREVSLTADGTVVQRPARELLALRGARVLHRTGHVTRPEPAELGQVSRTFDLTAALIPDPTGTSGLRLVTSADGSEYLDISLDPAAGHLIVDRGHASLDARARGGSYTAPCPAATRPGTPVELRMIVDRSIAEVYLADEQVLTLRFYPLADGPWRLQARTTGAGRSDFAVEAWNLAPGGVHQETVLAGQGRDAELTRP from the coding sequence GTGTCCACGTCGCCTGCCGACCCCCACCTCCCGGCCATACATCTGCGACCGTCCCGCAACTGGATCAACGACCCCAATGGGCTGGTCTTCCACGACGGCCACTACCACGTGTTCTTCCAGTACAACCCGCACGGCCCGCAGCACTCGAACGTGCACTGGGGCCACTTCCGCAGCCCCGACCTGATCAACTGGGAGCCCCTCCCCGTAGCCCTCACCCCCACACCCGGCGGCTATGACGCCGACGGCTGCTACTCGGGCAACGCAGTCTCCGTCGACGACCGCATGGTGGCCTTCTACTCCGCCCACCGCAACGACCGCTGGTGGCAGCCGATCACGACCGCCGAGTCGTACGACAACGGCCACACATGGGCCAAACGTCCGGAACTGCTCATCGCTGAGCCGCCTGCCGGCACCACCATGTACCGGGACCCCTACGTCTGGCGGCAGGACGAGCGCTGGCGGATGCTGGTCGGCTCCGCCCTCGACGACGGCCGCGCCGCAGCGCTGCTGTACGAGTCCGACGACCTGGAAAACTGGGCGTACCTCGGCCCCTTCCACACCAGCGACGCCGCGCCCTGCACCGGCCCGATCGGCTGGGAATGCCCCCAGTACGCGACGTTCGGCGACCGGAGCATCCTGATCGTCAGCGACTGGACCCCGCAGAACGGCCCCAGCCACACCACCGTCCACACCGGCCATGAAAAGAACGGCCGCTTCACGCCAGCCGCCTCCCCCGTACCGCTGGACCACGGCCCCGACATCTACGCTCCCGCCCTGCTGAAGGCCCCCGGGGAAGACCGGTGGCTGTTGTGGGGCTGGGCCTGGGAGGCCCGCGACGACGGCTGGGCGCACGAAGCGGGCTGGGCAGGCGTTCTCACGCTTCCCCGCGAGGTGAGCCTCACCGCTGACGGCACGGTTGTCCAACGCCCCGCCCGCGAACTGCTGGCGCTGCGCGGCGCGCGTGTACTGCACCGCACCGGCCACGTCACGCGTCCCGAGCCGGCCGAACTCGGTCAGGTCAGCCGCACCTTCGACCTCACCGCCGCCCTGATCCCCGACCCCACCGGTACGAGCGGGCTGCGCCTGGTCACCTCGGCGGACGGCTCCGAGTACCTCGACATCAGCCTCGACCCCGCGGCGGGGCACCTCATCGTCGACCGCGGCCACGCGTCACTGGACGCGCGTGCGCGGGGAGGCTCGTACACCGCCCCGTGTCCGGCGGCGACCCGCCCGGGCACCCCCGTCGAACTGCGCATGATCGTGGACCGTTCGATAGCAGAGGTCTATCTGGCCGACGAGCAGGTCCTCACCTTGAGGTTCTATCCGCTCGCCGACGGGCCGTGGCGGCTGCAGGCCCGTACGACAGGCGCCGGACGCAGCGACTTCGCCGTCGAAGCATGGAACCTGGCCCCGGGCGGTGTCCATCAGGAGACGGTTCTGGCAGGCCAGGGGCGGGACGCTGAACTCACACGACCCTGA
- a CDS encoding transposase, whose protein sequence is MPALSSDKTVTEVARDLGVSPEGLRGWVKQAKADRGEGPAGALTSAEREELAQLRRKVRELEKTVDILGKATAFFAQDKMR, encoded by the coding sequence ATGCCGGCGCTGTCGTCGGACAAGACGGTCACCGAGGTCGCCCGGGACCTGGGGGTGAGTCCGGAGGGTCTGCGTGGCTGGGTGAAGCAGGCCAAGGCCGATCGGGGCGAGGGGCCTGCCGGGGCTCTGACCAGCGCCGAGCGGGAAGAACTCGCCCAGCTGCGGCGCAAGGTCCGCGAGCTGGAGAAGACGGTCGACATCCTGGGAAAAGCGACCGCCTTCTTCGCGCAGGACAAGATGAGGTAG
- a CDS encoding IS3 family transposase codes for MDAEKASDDNLAGHSVALLCRALGVPRSAYYAHRAAAPARRAARREEERLVDEIRVLHAGSRGAYGAPRIHAALRRAGRAVNGKKVERLMRKHRIVGITRRRRRGLTRQAKRAVFAADLIGRDFTAPRPGMRLVGDMTELVTLEGKLYLATCIDLATREVIGWAMADHHRAALPVAALRMAAGRGGPEDGCIMHTDRGSEYTSDEFRTEMRTLRMRQSMGRVGSCYDNAAAESWFAVLKAEIGTTVRETREAARADVFRYIEIEYNRSRLRRHPEYGYVTPLETRTLLRQDLTPAA; via the coding sequence ATCGACGCGGAGAAGGCATCGGACGACAATCTTGCAGGTCACAGCGTGGCGCTGCTGTGCCGTGCCCTGGGAGTGCCACGCTCTGCCTACTACGCGCACCGGGCGGCCGCGCCGGCGCGCCGGGCCGCACGGCGCGAGGAGGAACGCCTGGTGGACGAGATCCGGGTGCTCCACGCCGGATCGCGCGGCGCCTACGGGGCCCCGCGGATCCACGCCGCCCTGCGGCGGGCCGGGCGGGCGGTGAACGGTAAGAAGGTCGAGCGGCTGATGCGCAAGCACCGGATCGTCGGGATCACCCGCCGCCGGCGGCGGGGCCTGACCCGGCAGGCGAAGCGGGCGGTGTTCGCCGCCGACCTGATCGGCCGGGACTTCACCGCACCCCGCCCCGGGATGCGGCTGGTCGGTGACATGACCGAACTCGTCACACTTGAGGGGAAGTTGTATCTGGCGACCTGTATCGATCTTGCGACGCGGGAGGTGATCGGCTGGGCGATGGCCGACCACCACCGCGCCGCGCTGCCGGTCGCCGCCCTGCGGATGGCGGCCGGCCGCGGTGGCCCGGAGGACGGCTGCATCATGCACACCGACCGCGGCAGCGAATACACGAGTGACGAATTCCGCACCGAAATGCGCACGTTGCGCATGAGGCAGTCGATGGGACGTGTCGGCTCTTGTTACGATAACGCTGCTGCGGAAAGCTGGTTCGCCGTCCTCAAAGCGGAGATCGGAACCACCGTCCGGGAGACCCGCGAGGCCGCCCGGGCCGACGTCTTCCGCTACATCGAGATCGAGTACAACCGCAGCCGACTCCGCAGGCACCCCGAGTACGGGTACGTCACCCCGCTCGAAACGAGAACCTTGCTCAGGCAGGACCTCACCCCCGCAGCGTAA
- a CDS encoding polyprenyl synthetase family protein translates to MSSSMSSVYSPSGSADAAATGVSHGHGAAVGGVLKRCRELVRPSLVEAVGRLHPWTGEMAAYALGWSDAAGTPDPGGSEGKGVRQALAVLGAEAVGADGGVAVAGAVAVELVHTFPLLHDDIMDGDGLRRQRPAVWKTYGTGPAVLAGDALLALAVQCLAETPGPWTGEAVRRLGETLNALVCGQAEDLRFERRPWSGAGAVDPGQYRSMAEGKTGSLLGCAIALGAVLGGAPAGTVAVLEQAGRHLGVAFQAVDDLLGIWGEPAVTGKPVHGDLRLRKKTYPVLAALAGDGPAARELAVLLEAPGLLDGAATAHAAMLVEEAGGRAAAREEARRHLDAARHGLRGVPFARGAAEDLDALFACLLDRSW, encoded by the coding sequence ATGAGTTCCTCCATGTCGTCGGTGTACTCCCCCTCCGGCTCGGCGGACGCCGCTGCGACGGGAGTGTCGCACGGTCACGGCGCCGCGGTGGGCGGTGTGCTGAAGCGTTGTCGTGAGCTGGTGCGGCCGTCGCTGGTGGAGGCGGTGGGGCGGCTGCATCCCTGGACCGGTGAGATGGCGGCGTACGCGCTGGGCTGGAGCGATGCAGCCGGGACGCCGGATCCGGGCGGCTCCGAGGGCAAGGGGGTGCGGCAGGCGCTCGCCGTGCTGGGGGCCGAGGCGGTGGGGGCGGACGGTGGAGTGGCTGTCGCGGGTGCGGTGGCTGTGGAGCTGGTGCACACGTTCCCCCTGCTGCACGACGACATCATGGACGGTGACGGCCTGCGGCGGCAGCGCCCGGCGGTGTGGAAGACCTATGGGACGGGTCCGGCCGTCCTGGCCGGCGACGCGCTACTGGCTCTCGCCGTGCAGTGCCTGGCCGAGACACCGGGGCCCTGGACGGGGGAAGCGGTCCGGCGGTTGGGTGAGACGCTCAACGCGCTCGTGTGCGGGCAGGCGGAGGACCTGCGATTCGAGCGGCGTCCGTGGAGCGGAGCCGGTGCGGTGGATCCTGGGCAGTACCGGTCGATGGCGGAGGGCAAGACCGGGTCCTTGCTGGGTTGTGCGATCGCGCTCGGTGCGGTGCTGGGCGGTGCGCCTGCCGGGACCGTGGCGGTGCTGGAGCAGGCTGGGCGGCATCTGGGCGTGGCCTTCCAGGCGGTGGACGACCTGCTGGGCATCTGGGGTGAGCCGGCGGTGACGGGCAAGCCCGTCCACGGCGACCTGCGGCTGCGCAAGAAGACCTACCCCGTACTCGCGGCGCTGGCCGGGGACGGGCCGGCCGCGCGGGAACTGGCGGTGCTGCTGGAGGCGCCCGGGTTGCTGGACGGCGCGGCTACGGCGCATGCCGCCATGCTGGTGGAGGAGGCGGGCGGGCGGGCCGCAGCCCGTGAGGAGGCGCGTCGGCATCTGGACGCCGCGCGTCACGGTCTGCGCGGGGTGCCCTTCGCGCGGGGCGCGGCCGAGGATCTGGACGCGTTGTTCGCCTGCCTGCTCGACCGCAGTTGGTGA
- a CDS encoding tetratricopeptide repeat protein produces the protein MPSQVSGTERVKASAPECQGALGSLSVNASLPEVLARGVEELRAAEQAGDRREMARCGLAVAEAYRRLGRIEEADRAWKASYRAARSAGHEGAMAWALWSGGTLARQRGAFPLAYRLLRLAAEMGKRGGDVVVRGHSLAGLAETGRIQGDYEAVGRLHEQLLAEARRRGEARHTVWALEGIAQMHRNTGSYDKALALFEEAAETALRAEDRRGWAWALRGIADVVSVRDEEVERALSLLSRAEEACREMQLSSALAYNHKMRGNVLYRAGRYAEARELYARALEEFREIEEPRGTALSRLGLVKARARLGRDAARSAAELAELRSMLDRIGLRHAREMVEKAAAELGLGPLPDGGRGPVLPAGGTEALQAAGVEGLR, from the coding sequence ATGCCCAGTCAGGTAAGTGGGACGGAGCGGGTGAAGGCTTCCGCGCCGGAGTGCCAAGGGGCTCTCGGGTCGCTGTCGGTGAACGCCTCCCTGCCCGAGGTGCTCGCCCGGGGCGTCGAGGAGCTGCGAGCGGCGGAGCAGGCCGGTGACCGGCGGGAGATGGCCCGCTGCGGGCTGGCCGTGGCGGAGGCGTACCGGAGGCTGGGGCGGATCGAGGAGGCCGACCGGGCGTGGAAGGCGAGCTACCGGGCGGCGCGTTCGGCCGGCCACGAGGGCGCGATGGCGTGGGCCCTGTGGAGCGGGGGCACGCTGGCCCGGCAGCGGGGGGCGTTCCCTCTGGCGTACCGGTTGCTGCGGCTGGCGGCCGAGATGGGCAAGCGGGGCGGTGACGTCGTCGTACGGGGCCATTCGCTGGCGGGGCTCGCCGAAACGGGGCGAATACAGGGCGACTACGAGGCTGTGGGGAGACTGCACGAGCAATTGCTGGCCGAGGCCCGTCGTCGCGGTGAGGCACGGCACACGGTGTGGGCACTGGAGGGCATCGCGCAGATGCACCGCAACACCGGTTCCTACGACAAGGCGCTGGCACTGTTCGAGGAGGCGGCCGAGACGGCGCTGCGTGCGGAAGACCGGCGCGGGTGGGCATGGGCGCTGCGGGGCATCGCGGATGTGGTGTCCGTACGCGACGAAGAAGTGGAGCGTGCCCTGTCGCTGCTGTCGCGGGCGGAGGAGGCCTGCCGCGAGATGCAGTTGTCGAGCGCCCTCGCCTACAACCACAAGATGCGGGGCAACGTGCTGTACCGGGCTGGTCGTTACGCCGAGGCCCGGGAGCTGTATGCGCGGGCGCTGGAGGAGTTCCGCGAGATCGAGGAGCCGCGGGGGACGGCACTGTCGCGACTGGGGCTGGTCAAGGCGCGTGCCCGGCTGGGCCGGGACGCTGCGCGGAGCGCCGCCGAGCTGGCGGAGCTGCGCTCGATGCTCGACCGCATCGGGCTGCGGCACGCCAGGGAGATGGTGGAGAAGGCGGCGGCTGAACTGGGTCTGGGGCCGCTACCGGACGGAGGCCGGGGGCCGGTGCTGCCTGCGGGCGGGACGGAGGCCCTGCAGGCGGCCGGCGTGGAGGGGCTGCGATGA
- a CDS encoding DUF302 domain-containing protein has protein sequence MSYDRTVRLDADFDTAVTAVRKAPADQGFGVLTEIDVRTILKAKLGHDMEDYLILGACNPSLAHQALQADRGIGLLLPCNVVVRRDGDTTLVQALGPNTMVTLSGLPALEPVAGDAAARLDAALAALT, from the coding sequence GTGTCCTACGACCGCACCGTCCGCCTCGACGCCGACTTCGACACCGCCGTCACCGCCGTACGCAAGGCGCCGGCCGACCAGGGCTTTGGCGTCCTCACCGAAATCGACGTCAGAACCATCCTCAAGGCCAAGCTCGGCCACGACATGGAGGACTACCTGATCCTCGGCGCCTGCAACCCGTCCCTCGCCCACCAAGCCCTTCAAGCCGACCGCGGCATCGGCCTGCTCCTGCCCTGCAACGTCGTCGTCCGCCGCGACGGCGACACCACCCTCGTGCAGGCCCTCGGCCCGAACACCATGGTCACCCTGAGCGGCCTGCCCGCCCTCGAACCCGTCGCCGGCGACGCCGCCGCCCGCCTGGACGCGGCTCTGGCCGCCCTGACCTGA
- a CDS encoding MBL fold metallo-hydrolase: MFFVDTLEFEGLGNRSYLAGGPGAAVVIDPPRDIDQVIAAAARRGVRIAYVAETHVHNDYVTGGLELARITGARYLVPAGASVAYARTPVADGDTFAVDEGLILRAVATPGHTPHHTSYALTEDGRGVAAFTGGSLLIGTVGRPDLVEPRLTEELARAQHASAHRLADELDDEVPVLPTHGFGSFCSSSQDEGDATTIGQERKTNDALTLDVDTFVAQMLAGLDDVPAYYAHMGPANAAGPAPVDLTPPRRADGEEIAARLAAGEWVVDLRSRMSFAEGHVAGSFNFEGEGKLATYLAWLIPWGKPVTLLADTPEQVADAQRELARVGIDRPAAAATGDPATGWVRAGEQLASFPRARFADLADVRERGEDVVVLDVRRDSERAGGFIDGSVHIPIHELHGRISEVPEGTVWVHCAGGMRAAIAASLLDAAGRDVVAVDDGFDATTEAGLPLTRSDHTG, from the coding sequence GTGTTCTTCGTCGACACCCTGGAATTCGAGGGCCTGGGCAACCGCAGCTACCTGGCCGGCGGCCCCGGTGCCGCGGTGGTCATCGACCCGCCGCGCGACATCGATCAGGTCATCGCGGCAGCGGCCCGGCGCGGGGTGCGCATCGCGTACGTCGCCGAGACCCACGTGCACAACGACTACGTCACCGGCGGTCTGGAGCTGGCCCGCATTACCGGTGCCCGCTATCTCGTACCGGCCGGGGCGTCGGTCGCCTACGCCCGGACTCCGGTCGCCGACGGCGACACGTTCGCGGTGGACGAGGGCCTGATACTGCGCGCCGTGGCCACGCCCGGTCACACTCCGCACCACACCTCCTATGCCCTGACCGAGGACGGGCGCGGTGTGGCGGCGTTCACCGGCGGGTCGCTGCTGATCGGCACGGTGGGCCGTCCGGACCTGGTCGAGCCAAGACTGACCGAGGAGCTGGCCCGCGCCCAGCACGCCTCCGCCCACCGCCTGGCCGACGAGCTGGACGACGAGGTGCCGGTGCTGCCCACGCACGGGTTCGGCAGCTTCTGCTCCTCCTCGCAGGACGAGGGGGATGCGACCACGATCGGCCAGGAGCGCAAGACCAACGACGCGCTGACCCTGGACGTGGACACCTTCGTCGCGCAGATGCTCGCCGGGCTGGACGACGTGCCCGCGTACTACGCGCACATGGGCCCGGCCAACGCCGCCGGCCCCGCGCCGGTCGACCTGACCCCGCCCAGGCGTGCGGACGGCGAGGAGATCGCCGCCCGGCTGGCCGCGGGTGAGTGGGTGGTGGACCTGCGCAGCCGTATGTCCTTCGCCGAGGGGCACGTGGCCGGCTCGTTCAACTTCGAGGGCGAGGGCAAGCTCGCCACCTATCTGGCCTGGCTGATCCCGTGGGGCAAGCCCGTCACCCTGCTCGCCGACACCCCGGAGCAGGTCGCCGACGCGCAGCGGGAGCTGGCCCGGGTCGGTATCGACCGCCCGGCCGCCGCTGCCACCGGTGACCCGGCGACGGGCTGGGTACGCGCCGGTGAGCAGCTCGCCTCCTTCCCCCGCGCCCGCTTCGCCGACCTCGCCGATGTCCGCGAGCGTGGCGAGGACGTGGTCGTCCTGGATGTGCGGCGGGATTCCGAGCGCGCGGGCGGCTTCATCGACGGCTCGGTCCACATCCCGATCCACGAGCTGCACGGCCGCATCAGTGAGGTGCCGGAGGGGACGGTGTGGGTGCACTGCGCCGGCGGGATGCGCGCGGCGATCGCCGCCTCCCTGCTGGATGCCGCAGGCCGTGACGTGGTCGCCGTCGACGACGGCTTCGACGCCACCACCGAGGCGGGACTGCCCCTCACCCGCTCCGACCACACCGGCTGA
- a CDS encoding rhodanese-like domain-containing protein, producing the protein MFSLLRRGPGRLAPQQAHQQTSDGKAVLLDVRETPEWTAGHASGALHLPLSRLTAGASLPAVAQGKPVVVICRSGSRSQQAAKLPAGRGVQATDVTGGMTAWAREGLPVTDGQGGSGGVIA; encoded by the coding sequence ATGTTCTCGCTTCTTCGCCGCGGCCCCGGCCGCCTCGCCCCCCAGCAGGCCCATCAGCAGACCAGCGACGGCAAGGCCGTGCTGCTGGACGTCCGCGAAACACCGGAGTGGACAGCCGGGCACGCTTCCGGTGCGCTGCACCTGCCGCTGTCCCGCCTGACGGCCGGGGCATCGCTCCCGGCAGTCGCGCAGGGCAAGCCGGTGGTGGTGATCTGCCGCTCCGGGAGCCGCTCCCAGCAGGCCGCCAAGCTGCCGGCCGGACGCGGCGTTCAGGCCACCGACGTCACCGGCGGCATGACCGCCTGGGCCCGTGAGGGCCTGCCGGTCACCGATGGTCAGGGTGGCAGCGGCGGTGTCATAGCGTGA